The following coding sequences are from one Polynucleobacter sp. JS-JIR-II-50 window:
- the hrcA gene encoding heat-inducible transcriptional repressor HrcA, protein MDERSRALLKTLIERYIEEGQPIGSRTLSRFSGLDLSAATIRNVMADLEDMGLVTSPHTSAGRIPTPRGYRLFVDTMVTVRPLEAMAAREVEKGLLPDSPQRVLNSAAQILSNLTHFAGVVMTPKRAQVFKHIEFLRLGEGKILLIMVTPEGDVQNRILPTTQDYTPSQLIEAGNFINAQFAGKSFDQVRMHLKSDLDNLRTDIAGLMALALQAGVADYDMGRGDMVLSGERRLLNVGDLSSNLDKLRKMFDMLEQKSVLMQLLDVSSHADGIQIFIGGESDLLPYEDLAVISAPYSVDGQIVGTLGVIGPTRMAYDRVIPIVDITSKLLSGALSS, encoded by the coding sequence ATGGATGAACGTTCCCGCGCACTGCTAAAAACCCTCATCGAGCGCTATATCGAGGAGGGCCAGCCTATTGGCTCGCGTACGCTATCTAGATTCTCGGGTTTGGACCTTTCTGCAGCCACTATTCGCAATGTTATGGCCGATCTGGAGGATATGGGGCTTGTTACTAGTCCCCATACATCTGCTGGTCGTATTCCAACCCCCCGGGGCTATCGCCTGTTTGTAGACACCATGGTGACTGTGCGCCCCTTGGAAGCGATGGCAGCTCGAGAGGTTGAAAAAGGCCTTTTGCCGGATTCTCCGCAAAGGGTCCTGAACTCGGCAGCGCAGATTTTGTCCAACTTGACCCATTTTGCTGGTGTTGTCATGACACCCAAACGCGCCCAGGTTTTTAAGCATATTGAGTTCTTGCGCTTAGGCGAAGGTAAGATTTTGCTCATCATGGTTACGCCAGAGGGTGATGTGCAAAATCGTATATTGCCAACGACTCAGGATTACACGCCAAGTCAACTCATTGAGGCGGGTAACTTTATCAACGCCCAGTTTGCTGGAAAAAGTTTTGATCAAGTGCGTATGCATCTGAAATCTGACTTAGATAATTTGCGCACAGATATTGCTGGGTTAATGGCTTTGGCCTTGCAAGCCGGTGTTGCTGATTACGACATGGGGCGAGGCGATATGGTTTTGTCTGGCGAGCGGCGCTTACTCAATGTTGGGGACTTAAGCTCCAATCTCGATAAATTGCGCAAGATGTTTGATATGTTGGAGCAAAAATCAGTGCTCATGCAATTGCTTGATGTATCAAGTCATGCGGATGGCATTCAAATTTTTATTGGTGGCGAAAGCGATTTATTGCCCTATGAGGATCTCGCTGTAATTAGCGCCCCATATAGCGTAGACGGTCAAATAGTGGGAACGCTTGGCGTCATTGGGCCAACACGGATGGCGTATGACCGAGTTATTCCTATTGTGGATATCACCTCAAAATTATTATCGGGTGCTTTAAGCTCCTAA
- a CDS encoding HAD family phosphatase produces MTQLALFDLDHTLLPCDSDYEWGQFLARIGVVDSEYYARQNERFYQEYKEGKLDIHEFLRFALKPLSEHSRAQLKEWHDAFMKEVINGQLRQQAIDLVKRHQDAGDLCCVITATNSFVTRPIVESFGIEHLIATEPATADNHPLANYTGEVKGIPNFREGKIQNLHDWLASQKLSLGALPYSYFYSDSMNDLPLLEKVSHPVATNPDDRLRNEAKQRNWPILELFA; encoded by the coding sequence GTGACTCAGCTAGCCCTTTTCGATTTAGACCACACACTTTTGCCTTGCGATAGCGATTACGAATGGGGCCAATTTTTGGCTCGTATTGGCGTCGTAGACAGCGAATACTATGCACGACAAAACGAGCGCTTTTATCAAGAATACAAAGAAGGCAAGCTGGATATTCATGAGTTTCTGCGTTTTGCCCTTAAGCCACTTTCAGAACATTCTCGCGCGCAACTCAAAGAGTGGCACGACGCGTTTATGAAAGAAGTTATTAACGGCCAACTCCGACAACAAGCAATCGATCTAGTAAAACGTCACCAGGATGCTGGCGACCTTTGCTGCGTGATTACCGCCACTAACAGCTTTGTGACGCGTCCCATTGTTGAAAGCTTTGGCATCGAGCATCTGATTGCTACGGAGCCTGCTACTGCAGATAATCATCCATTGGCTAACTACACTGGTGAAGTCAAAGGCATTCCCAATTTCCGCGAAGGTAAGATTCAAAATCTACACGACTGGTTAGCATCGCAAAAACTGTCCTTAGGTGCTTTGCCTTATAGTTATTTTTATTCTGACTCGATGAATGACCTTCCCTTGCTCGAAAAGGTAAGTCATCCTGTTGCCACCAATCCAGATGATCGCCTTCGCAATGAAGCTAAGCAGCGCAACTGGCCCATTCTTGAATTGTTTGCATGA
- the panB gene encoding 3-methyl-2-oxobutanoate hydroxymethyltransferase, whose translation MGYLQGDKPITITKLLAMHAEGEKIAMLTAYDSTMSALLNRCAVETILIGDSLGNVIQGHSSTTPVTIEQMAYHTECVARANTHAFLIADLPFASYGDPVQALESSAQLMRAGADMVKLEGGGDWQIDVISHLVERSVPVCAHLGLLPQSVHVLGGYKVQGKSKDAASVMLEQALACQEAGAQMVVLEAIPSSLGEKITAELHIPTIGIGAGPDCSGQVLVLQDMLGISPGKPPKFVKNFMDSHHSVEAAVKAYVREVKSGKFPGPEHGFAG comes from the coding sequence ATGGGTTACTTACAAGGCGACAAGCCAATCACAATTACTAAGCTCCTCGCAATGCATGCTGAGGGTGAAAAAATTGCCATGCTCACGGCATACGACTCCACCATGTCAGCGCTTCTCAATCGCTGCGCTGTTGAAACGATCTTGATTGGTGACTCTCTTGGAAATGTCATTCAAGGACACTCCAGCACTACGCCAGTGACCATTGAACAAATGGCGTATCACACCGAATGTGTCGCGCGTGCCAACACCCATGCATTTCTCATCGCTGACCTGCCATTTGCAAGCTACGGAGATCCAGTGCAGGCCCTAGAGTCCTCCGCTCAATTAATGCGTGCTGGTGCAGACATGGTCAAGCTTGAAGGTGGTGGCGACTGGCAGATTGATGTCATTAGTCATTTAGTTGAGCGCAGTGTTCCTGTTTGCGCTCACTTAGGATTGCTACCCCAATCAGTTCATGTCTTGGGCGGCTACAAGGTGCAGGGCAAATCTAAAGATGCTGCAAGCGTCATGCTTGAGCAAGCACTTGCCTGCCAAGAAGCTGGGGCCCAAATGGTAGTACTAGAAGCAATTCCATCTTCGTTGGGTGAAAAGATTACAGCCGAGCTTCATATTCCTACTATCGGCATTGGCGCTGGTCCAGATTGCTCTGGTCAAGTATTGGTTCTACAAGATATGTTGGGCATCAGCCCAGGTAAGCCACCAAAGTTTGTCAAAAACTTTATGGATAGTCATCACTCCGTTGAAGCCGCTGTTAAGGCCTATGTGCGCGAAGTGAAGTCCGGGAAATTCCCGGGACCCGAGCATGGCTTTGCTGGCTAA
- the folK gene encoding 2-amino-4-hydroxy-6-hydroxymethyldihydropteridine diphosphokinase: MARAYIGFGGNIGDTRQLITDAIVCLALRSELQILAKSCFYQSAPVEAKGGDYINAVIEVETELSPYGLLHVCQTIEQEFGRERPYANAPRTLDLDILSFEGVTQSETDLMLPHPRIIERSFVLLPLLEIAPDIFLPNWGELKAYLPNVAHQRIEKLPCRNCNCGEKDVYSQTAH, from the coding sequence ATGGCACGGGCATATATCGGATTTGGCGGCAACATCGGCGACACGCGTCAGCTTATTACTGATGCCATTGTTTGCTTGGCATTGCGCTCCGAACTTCAAATCTTGGCAAAAAGCTGTTTTTATCAAAGCGCGCCCGTTGAGGCTAAAGGTGGAGACTACATTAATGCCGTCATTGAAGTTGAGACCGAATTAAGCCCCTACGGACTGTTACATGTTTGCCAAACCATTGAACAAGAATTTGGTCGTGAGCGCCCATATGCAAATGCTCCCCGGACTCTTGACCTAGACATCCTTTCTTTTGAAGGGGTTACTCAAAGCGAAACAGATTTAATGCTTCCGCACCCCAGAATTATCGAGCGCTCTTTTGTGCTCCTACCCCTTCTGGAAATCGCTCCCGATATCTTTTTGCCCAATTGGGGCGAACTCAAAGCCTACTTACCTAATGTGGCACATCAAAGAATTGAAAAACTCCCTTGCAGGAACTGTAATTGCGGGGAAAAAGACGTTTATAGCCAAACAGCGCATTAA
- the hemH gene encoding ferrochelatase, with product MNQNPHLRASKTAVLLLNLGTPSAPTSKAVRAYLKEFLSDPRVVEIPRIIWWCILNGIILPIRSSASAKKYASIWLPKLGSPLMHYSRLQAKELGEKFANEGHTVLVDLAMRYGQPSTQAALESLKAQGMERLLLLPLYPQYSATTTASSFDEVFRVLGTWRDQPELRLVKHYHDNSAYICALRDQVLSSWDKDGRPDFAKGDRFVMSFHGLPKRNLMKGDPYHCECLKTGRLLGESLGLEPGQYIVTFQSRFGKAEWLKPYTAPTIEKLAKEGCQRIDIFCPGFPADCLETLEEIAMEAREIFLEHGGKDYRYIPCLNSSPKWIEALSDIAHHHLQGWSLGVESDAELAKRNERAELAERMKS from the coding sequence TTGAATCAAAACCCGCATCTACGCGCTTCCAAAACGGCAGTCTTGCTGTTGAACTTGGGTACACCATCTGCTCCAACGTCTAAAGCGGTTCGCGCTTATCTAAAAGAATTTCTTTCTGATCCACGCGTAGTAGAAATTCCGCGCATTATTTGGTGGTGCATTTTGAATGGCATTATTTTGCCAATTCGTAGTAGTGCTTCTGCGAAAAAATATGCCTCTATTTGGTTGCCAAAGTTAGGTTCTCCCTTAATGCACTACTCACGCTTGCAAGCGAAAGAGTTGGGCGAAAAATTTGCCAATGAGGGCCATACAGTTTTAGTAGATTTAGCAATGCGCTATGGCCAACCCTCTACACAGGCCGCCCTCGAGAGTCTTAAGGCGCAAGGTATGGAGCGCTTATTGCTATTACCTTTGTACCCTCAGTACTCTGCCACAACCACAGCGTCTAGCTTTGATGAAGTCTTTCGTGTTCTCGGCACTTGGCGCGACCAACCAGAGTTGCGCTTGGTCAAACACTATCACGACAACTCTGCGTACATTTGCGCATTGCGTGATCAGGTGTTATCGAGCTGGGATAAAGATGGGCGCCCAGACTTTGCAAAAGGCGATCGCTTTGTAATGTCTTTTCATGGTTTGCCAAAGCGTAATTTAATGAAGGGTGATCCCTATCATTGTGAGTGCCTGAAAACGGGTCGCTTGCTTGGCGAGTCTCTGGGTTTAGAGCCCGGACAATATATTGTGACCTTTCAGTCGCGCTTTGGTAAGGCGGAATGGTTAAAGCCTTATACAGCTCCAACAATTGAAAAGTTAGCTAAAGAAGGTTGTCAGCGCATCGATATTTTTTGCCCAGGATTTCCGGCGGATTGCTTGGAGACCTTAGAGGAGATTGCCATGGAAGCCCGCGAAATCTTCCTAGAGCATGGTGGTAAAGACTATCGCTACATTCCCTGTTTGAACAGCAGCCCCAAGTGGATAGAGGCTCTGAGCGATATTGCCCATCACCATCTTCAAGGCTGGTCTTTAGGTGTGGAGTCTGACGCTGAATTAGCGAAGCGCAATGAAAGGGCTGAGCTGGCTGAAAGAATGAAGTCTTGA
- the hda gene encoding DnaA regulatory inactivator Hda, with product MKTPSLPKQFALDISHSPQASLENYLPGKDLALISALQDIEQSWGKAHALQSSNPLNQRWIYWWGPEGSGRTHLLNAIENAAKHAGLLHIALSSHEPTAWVRLEEKMNAMTESDTPSVITVDDVDQLDDRLVGSLFRILNGVQASKAIHIFMAGNAAPANLKLREDLRTRLGWGLIFQTQLLDDDEKIQALEEAAKERGLVLSPDVLPWLLSRFYRDMPSLMALIDALDAYSLETKRAVTLPLVRELLQPK from the coding sequence ATGAAAACACCCTCGCTTCCAAAACAATTTGCGCTTGATATTAGTCACTCACCTCAGGCCAGTTTAGAAAACTACCTTCCAGGAAAAGATCTCGCCTTAATTTCTGCTCTGCAAGACATTGAGCAATCCTGGGGGAAAGCGCATGCTCTACAATCTAGCAATCCATTAAATCAACGTTGGATTTACTGGTGGGGACCTGAGGGCTCTGGTCGCACTCACCTACTCAATGCCATCGAGAATGCAGCCAAGCATGCTGGCTTGCTACACATTGCCCTCTCCTCCCACGAACCTACTGCTTGGGTTCGCCTGGAAGAAAAGATGAATGCAATGACTGAAAGTGATACCCCCTCGGTCATTACCGTTGATGATGTTGACCAACTAGATGATCGCCTTGTTGGCTCCCTATTTCGGATCCTGAATGGCGTACAAGCAAGCAAAGCGATTCATATTTTTATGGCCGGAAATGCCGCACCAGCCAATCTGAAGCTTCGAGAAGACCTGCGAACCCGCCTAGGCTGGGGCTTGATCTTTCAAACGCAGCTTTTGGATGATGATGAGAAAATACAAGCACTAGAGGAAGCAGCCAAAGAGCGGGGACTTGTTTTATCCCCCGATGTGTTGCCTTGGCTATTAAGTCGCTTTTATCGCGATATGCCCAGCCTGATGGCATTGATTGATGCTTTAGACGCTTACTCTCTCGAAACAAAACGTGCTGTAACCTTACCGCTTGTACGCGAGCTCTTGCAGCCCAAATAA
- the grpE gene encoding nucleotide exchange factor GrpE, producing the protein MTQENQHPSPEQENPATEPVSETAAETPAVKTPEQEIAELNQKIGELQDNFLRAKAEGENIRRRAVEDIAKAHKFAIESFAEHLVPVTDSLYAALGTDAGDAKAFKEGLEITLKQLLSAFEKGRMTEINPAVGDKFDPHHHQAIASVPSEQESNTVVSVLQRGYTVADRVLRPALVTVSAPK; encoded by the coding sequence ATGACACAAGAAAACCAACACCCATCCCCAGAGCAAGAGAATCCTGCAACAGAGCCAGTTAGCGAAACTGCAGCAGAAACTCCGGCTGTAAAAACGCCTGAACAGGAAATTGCCGAACTCAATCAAAAGATTGGTGAGCTGCAAGACAACTTCTTGCGCGCTAAGGCGGAAGGAGAAAATATTCGTCGCCGTGCAGTGGAAGATATTGCGAAGGCGCATAAATTTGCGATTGAAAGTTTTGCAGAGCATTTAGTGCCTGTAACTGATAGTCTTTATGCCGCATTGGGTACTGATGCTGGTGATGCCAAAGCCTTTAAAGAGGGCTTGGAAATTACTCTTAAGCAGCTACTGTCTGCTTTTGAAAAAGGCCGTATGACAGAAATTAACCCTGCGGTTGGGGATAAGTTTGACCCGCATCATCACCAAGCTATTGCTTCGGTACCTTCCGAGCAAGAGTCCAATACGGTGGTTTCTGTGTTGCAGCGTGGCTATACCGTAGCCGATAGGGTTTTAAGACCTGCTTTAGTGACGGTCAGCGCCCCAAAATAA
- the dnaJ gene encoding molecular chaperone DnaJ yields MPKSKRDFYEVLGVAKGASDDELKKAYRKMAMKHHPDRNPDSKTAEAQFKEVKEAYETLTDPNKRAAYDQYGHAGVDPSMGGGFSGGGFGGGGFSDAFGDIFGDIFGQGGGRHSGPQVYKGADLRYNMDITLEQAAEGYTTQIRVPSWSNCKPCHGTGAEPGSKAETCTTCNGHGQVRVQQGFFSMQQTCPKCRGTGEYIPKPCKTCHGTGKHKEQKTLEIKIPAGIDDGMRVRSVGNGEPGVNGGPSGDLYVEVRVKPHKVFERDGSDLHVQMPISFATATIGGEIEVPTLSGRVEFPIPEGTQTGKTFRLRNKGIKGLRSTMVGDLFVHVLVETPVKLTDEQKKLLRQFDDSLKSAGDKHSPQQKGWFDGVKSFFS; encoded by the coding sequence GTGCCTAAAAGTAAACGCGATTTTTATGAAGTGCTTGGTGTAGCAAAAGGTGCCAGTGACGATGAGCTAAAAAAAGCTTATCGCAAGATGGCGATGAAACATCACCCTGATCGCAATCCCGATAGCAAAACGGCTGAAGCCCAATTTAAAGAAGTTAAAGAAGCTTATGAAACCTTAACCGATCCCAATAAACGTGCCGCCTATGATCAATATGGTCATGCTGGCGTAGACCCATCTATGGGTGGCGGATTTAGCGGTGGCGGTTTCGGTGGCGGTGGATTTTCTGATGCGTTTGGGGATATCTTTGGGGATATCTTCGGTCAAGGCGGCGGCCGTCATTCTGGCCCTCAAGTCTATAAAGGCGCAGATTTACGCTACAACATGGACATTACGCTTGAGCAAGCTGCTGAAGGCTATACAACACAAATTCGTGTACCTAGCTGGAGTAATTGCAAGCCTTGCCATGGTACTGGCGCAGAGCCAGGATCTAAGGCTGAAACATGCACAACCTGTAATGGTCATGGTCAGGTACGCGTACAACAAGGCTTCTTTTCCATGCAGCAAACTTGCCCTAAGTGCCGCGGCACTGGCGAGTACATTCCTAAGCCATGTAAGACTTGCCACGGCACTGGAAAACACAAAGAACAAAAAACACTTGAAATCAAAATACCGGCAGGCATTGATGATGGAATGCGTGTCCGCTCAGTGGGTAACGGTGAACCAGGTGTCAATGGTGGACCATCCGGTGATCTCTATGTAGAGGTGCGTGTAAAGCCGCATAAAGTCTTTGAGCGTGATGGCAGTGATTTACATGTGCAAATGCCGATCTCATTTGCGACAGCTACTATCGGTGGTGAAATCGAAGTGCCAACACTCTCTGGTCGCGTGGAGTTTCCAATTCCTGAGGGAACTCAGACTGGTAAGACTTTCCGCTTGCGTAATAAAGGCATCAAAGGATTGCGCTCAACCATGGTGGGCGATCTTTTTGTTCACGTTCTGGTAGAGACGCCGGTGAAGCTCACTGATGAGCAAAAGAAATTATTGCGGCAGTTTGACGACAGTCTCAAATCTGCTGGCGACAAGCACAGCCCTCAGCAAAAGGGTTGGTTTGACGGTGTAAAGAGTTTCTTTAGCTAG
- the dnaK gene encoding molecular chaperone DnaK gives MGKIIGIDLGTTNSCVSVVENNAPKVVENAEGGRTTPSIIAYVEDGEVLVGAPAKRQSVTNPKNTIYAVKRLMGRKFTDPEVQKDIGLMPYSIIAADNGDAWVSARDKKMAPQQVSAEILRKMKKTAEDYLGEEVTEAVITVPAYFNDSQRQATKDAGRIAGLDVKRIINEPTAAALAFGLDKQDKVDRKIAVYDLGGGTFDVSIIEIANVDGEKQFEVLSTNGDTFLGGEDFDQRIIDWIIAEFKKEQGVDLSKDVLALQRLKDAAEKAKIELSSAQQTEINLPYVTADASGPKHLNLKLTRAKLESLVEELISRTAGPCLTAIKDAGVNVADIDDVILVGGQTRMPAVQDKVKEIFGKEPRKDVNPDEAVAVGAAIQGSVLSGDRKDVLLLDVTPLSLGIETLGGVMTKMIPKNTTIPTKHSQVYSTAEDNQPAVTIKCFQGEREMAAANKLLGEFNLEGIAPAQRGMPQIEVTFDIDANGILHVTAKDKTTGKENKITIKANSGLTEEEIQRMVKDAEANAAEDKKALELVTARNTADALAHSTKKALEEHGASLEASEKEAIEAALKDLDEAIKGSDKEAIEAKTEALGKASQKLGEKVMAAEQAKAGGAAAGAAPGGAAPGAAPDADVVDADFKEVDDKK, from the coding sequence ATGGGAAAGATTATCGGAATCGACTTAGGAACCACAAATTCATGTGTTTCAGTCGTTGAAAACAATGCACCGAAAGTTGTTGAGAACGCTGAAGGCGGTCGCACAACTCCATCCATCATCGCTTACGTTGAAGATGGCGAAGTGTTGGTTGGTGCGCCAGCAAAACGTCAGTCAGTGACAAATCCTAAAAACACCATCTACGCAGTGAAGCGTTTGATGGGTCGTAAATTTACCGATCCTGAAGTGCAAAAAGACATTGGCTTGATGCCTTATTCAATTATTGCCGCTGATAACGGCGATGCCTGGGTATCAGCACGCGATAAGAAAATGGCGCCACAACAAGTGTCTGCTGAAATTCTGCGCAAGATGAAGAAAACCGCCGAAGATTACCTCGGCGAAGAGGTGACAGAAGCAGTGATTACTGTTCCTGCTTACTTTAACGACAGTCAACGTCAAGCAACTAAAGATGCTGGCCGTATTGCTGGTTTAGATGTGAAGCGCATCATCAACGAGCCTACTGCTGCTGCATTAGCGTTTGGCTTGGACAAGCAAGACAAAGTGGATCGCAAGATCGCTGTGTATGACTTGGGCGGCGGTACATTCGACGTATCCATCATTGAGATTGCTAACGTTGACGGTGAGAAGCAGTTTGAAGTGCTTTCTACTAACGGCGACACCTTCTTGGGTGGCGAAGACTTTGACCAACGCATCATTGATTGGATCATTGCTGAGTTCAAAAAAGAACAAGGCGTTGATTTGAGCAAAGACGTATTAGCTTTGCAGCGTTTGAAAGACGCTGCTGAGAAAGCCAAGATCGAATTGTCATCTGCACAGCAAACTGAAATCAATTTGCCATACGTAACAGCTGACGCTAGCGGTCCCAAGCATTTGAACTTGAAGTTGACTCGTGCCAAGTTGGAGTCCTTGGTTGAAGAGTTGATCAGCCGTACCGCTGGTCCATGCTTAACTGCCATTAAAGATGCTGGTGTAAACGTAGCTGATATCGACGACGTGATTTTGGTTGGTGGTCAAACCCGTATGCCTGCGGTTCAAGACAAGGTAAAAGAAATCTTTGGTAAAGAGCCACGTAAAGACGTTAACCCAGATGAAGCCGTTGCTGTTGGCGCGGCAATTCAGGGTTCCGTATTGTCTGGTGATCGTAAAGACGTATTGCTCTTGGACGTTACCCCATTGTCATTGGGTATCGAAACTCTTGGTGGCGTCATGACCAAGATGATTCCTAAAAACACTACGATTCCTACCAAGCATTCACAGGTTTACTCTACTGCGGAAGACAACCAGCCTGCTGTAACCATTAAGTGCTTCCAAGGTGAGCGCGAGATGGCTGCTGCTAACAAGCTGCTAGGTGAATTTAACCTCGAAGGTATTGCTCCTGCGCAACGCGGTATGCCACAAATTGAAGTGACCTTTGACATCGATGCCAACGGTATTTTGCATGTAACAGCAAAAGACAAAACTACTGGCAAGGAGAACAAGATCACCATCAAGGCAAACTCTGGTTTGACTGAGGAAGAAATTCAACGCATGGTGAAGGATGCTGAAGCCAATGCTGCTGAAGATAAGAAAGCGCTTGAGTTGGTAACTGCACGCAATACTGCAGATGCCTTAGCTCACTCAACTAAGAAGGCCTTGGAAGAGCATGGCGCTAGCTTAGAAGCTTCCGAAAAAGAAGCGATTGAAGCGGCCTTGAAAGATTTGGACGAAGCAATCAAAGGTAGCGATAAAGAAGCCATTGAAGCGAAGACTGAGGCGTTGGGCAAGGCAAGTCAGAAGTTGGGCGAAAAAGTCATGGCTGCTGAACAGGCTAAGGCTGGCGGCGCTGCTGCTGGTGCGGCTCCTGGTGGCGCTGCCCCTGGTGCAGCTCCCGATGCAGATGTCGTTGATGCTGATTTCAAAGAGGTTGATGACAAGAAGTAA
- the pcnB gene encoding polynucleotide adenylyltransferase PcnB: MITKFIKRILRRDPMVKHTQANNTGAPKRIPKKAHRIDPHLLSKNAVKVTHTLQQAGYEAFIVGGAVRDLALGISPKDFDVATNATPDQVQRLFRKARLIGRRFQIVHVTFFGKGHPEIIEVSTFRALLDNAGDHVAESGRILRDNVWGSQGEDAARRDFTINAMYYDPSSETVLDYHGGMVDMQKKTLRMIGDPAKRYREDPIRMLRAVRFAAKTGFELDGTTRAPIAKLGKLLNDVPSARLFDEILKLLMSGYSWAAIQGLKDAGLHHGLLPLLDHILDTGADSKGANDFVKLALANTDDRIQSGKSVSAGFLFATLLWPDLLKNWKANSAKGMANIPALHDAMDDTIATQSSGMTIQRRFESDMREIWSMQPRFERRVGRYPYRLMESPRFRAGYDFMLLRCATGELNPAIGQWWTDFIATDVTGQDELMASVKNESGNSPSPAKRRRRRKPKAAAPPEGAAS, encoded by the coding sequence ATGATCACTAAATTTATTAAACGTATTTTGCGGCGTGACCCGATGGTCAAGCATACGCAGGCCAACAATACTGGCGCCCCGAAGCGTATCCCTAAAAAAGCACATCGGATCGATCCGCATTTGCTTTCTAAGAACGCAGTCAAGGTAACGCACACATTACAACAAGCAGGCTATGAGGCATTTATTGTCGGCGGCGCTGTCAGAGATCTTGCTCTCGGCATTAGCCCAAAAGATTTTGACGTGGCAACTAATGCAACACCAGATCAAGTGCAACGACTCTTTCGTAAGGCGCGCCTAATTGGTCGCCGCTTTCAAATTGTGCACGTGACTTTTTTTGGCAAGGGCCATCCTGAAATCATTGAGGTATCAACTTTCAGGGCCTTGTTAGATAACGCTGGAGATCACGTAGCTGAAAGCGGCCGGATCTTGCGAGATAACGTCTGGGGCTCACAAGGTGAGGATGCTGCAAGACGCGACTTCACAATCAATGCAATGTATTACGACCCTTCATCCGAAACTGTTTTGGACTATCACGGTGGCATGGTGGACATGCAAAAGAAAACTTTACGCATGATTGGTGATCCAGCAAAGCGCTATCGCGAAGATCCGATACGCATGCTCCGCGCAGTTCGCTTCGCAGCTAAGACTGGCTTCGAATTGGATGGCACTACGCGCGCGCCTATTGCAAAGCTGGGCAAACTATTAAATGACGTCCCTTCTGCGAGACTTTTTGATGAAATTTTGAAACTCTTGATGTCAGGCTATTCCTGGGCTGCGATCCAAGGACTCAAAGATGCGGGATTGCATCATGGCCTACTCCCACTCCTAGACCACATTCTGGATACAGGCGCAGACTCCAAGGGTGCCAATGATTTTGTAAAACTTGCTTTGGCCAATACTGACGATCGCATTCAATCCGGTAAAAGTGTTTCTGCTGGATTTTTATTTGCCACCCTGCTCTGGCCTGATCTACTAAAGAATTGGAAAGCCAACTCGGCTAAAGGCATGGCCAATATTCCCGCCCTGCACGATGCAATGGATGACACGATTGCCACACAAAGTAGCGGCATGACGATTCAACGACGCTTCGAAAGCGATATGCGCGAAATTTGGTCTATGCAGCCTCGCTTTGAGAGACGCGTGGGGCGCTACCCTTATCGCCTCATGGAATCCCCTCGCTTTAGGGCGGGCTATGACTTTATGTTGCTCCGCTGCGCTACTGGGGAATTAAACCCAGCAATCGGGCAATGGTGGACAGACTTCATTGCAACCGACGTCACAGGGCAAGATGAGCTAATGGCTAGCGTGAAAAATGAATCCGGTAACAGTCCAAGCCCTGCCAAAAGACGGCGTCGTAGAAAACCAAAAGCGGCAGCGCCCCCAGAGGGTGCAGCAAGCTAA